One window of Klebsiella quasivariicola genomic DNA carries:
- a CDS encoding CsbD family protein, with translation MNKDEIGGNWKQLKGKAKEQWGKLTDDDMTVIEGKRDQLVGKIQERYGYAKDQAEKEVSDWEHKNDYRW, from the coding sequence ATGAATAAAGACGAAATCGGCGGTAACTGGAAACAGTTGAAAGGTAAAGCCAAGGAACAGTGGGGCAAACTTACCGATGATGATATGACCGTAATCGAAGGGAAGCGCGACCAGCTGGTCGGCAAAATTCAGGAGCGTTACGGCTATGCGAAGGATCAGGCTGAGAAAGAAGTCTCAGACTGGGAGCATAAGAACGACTACCGCTGGTAG